Genomic window (Psilocybe cubensis strain MGC-MH-2018 chromosome 1, whole genome shotgun sequence):
TCGGCGCCTTCGCATAGCGCGAGACATCGGACTGGTTGGTGATCATCGGCGCGACGGTGGCGAGGACCGAGTTGATAGCGCTCATCGACGCCCAGCCCAAAGACGACCCGGAGATGGGGGTCGGCTGCAGGATCGCAAAGCCTTTGAACCCGTTGGGGTCTGTTTGGCCGAGAACGGTGCACCAGACTGGGTTTCAGGTAGAGATATGTGAGTTCTGGTGGTACTTGTTTGATAGGCGGGTGAAGAGGCTTACCGAACATGGTGAAGAAGGCGGCGAATGCGAGAATGACTCGGGCGGTGAAGACCGGGCGGAGGTTGGATGGGTGGAGCATGGCCAATGGTAACGAAACCGACCATGCCAGGAAGTCTGTCGGGGCATGAGCATGAATTAACAGATGGTAAAGATTTGCGCTCACAGTTCAGAATGGTTTTAGCATCTGTACCGGCTGAGGCGGGCACTGCTGGTGTCCAGTTGATGTATCGTGAGCCAAAGATGCAAATCCACATAACATTCATCATTTCAGCGGCGTAGTAGACCTGGATCGCACTATTCTCGGTGGTAAGCAGGAACCCGCCTATGTTTGGATTGGCGTATACTTACTACCAGACCTGGAAAATATTATATGATCAGAAACACGAAGACAGGGGAGAAGGCAATCAAACTCACAATGCCAATTAATCCACGAAGTACGACAAACCATTTGGAGCCTTTCGATCCGAAAGTAGGGCTAGGAAAAGTTGGTTTAAAACACGACTTATGGTCGGATGCAGAAACAGAACTCACCGAATCATTACAGGGAAGCCGACATGGTAATATGCGCCGAACGTAGCGTTAAGGCTGGCGGTATCGTCAGGTTTGAACACTTGATTTCGATAATTAAATAAATCTTACACAGCTGCCAGTCCGGTTAAAAAGCAACCAATCAAGACTGGGGCAATCGTTTGGTTTACGGTAAGACCGATGCTGACGAAGGAGGCtgccaaagaaaagaaaaagttaTATATAGGTTTTGCTGGAGATAACGAGCGAACGTACATCCCACACTCCACTGAAAGAGAGAGTCAGGGTTTGGTCGCTGCTACATTCCCAAGATAAAGACGTACCCAGCTGGCATCCAATGCCTGACCAGCCCATAGAGAGCTGTAGTTGTACCATGTCCAGTTTCGGGCCTCGGGAGGTGAAGGCAAGAGATCTTCGTTGGCGTCTTGCGAGGAGTTCCCAACAGCAATCTTGGACGTGACTCGCTGGAATAGACCGGTCATTGTGTATGAGACGTTGGAAGACTCGAACGAAACGTGAAGGACAGGACGACGTACCAACCCACCTCAGCGACTCGAGTTATAAACAAACTCGAAGAAGCACAATCGGCCCCCGTCTATGATTTCAAGATAGATTGTTGGATTGTGAATGTACTATCTGTCTATCGGCTGAGCGCTCCGTCTATCCAGACTGACTTGTGTATTTTGGATATCCACAGATTAAAGAAAGGAATGGAGCCGATAGGGGAGATATCCCGTCTGGTGATTCCCCGAAAAGGAATGTGTGAGCCGGAAACCATTTCCGTCGAGCAGAAACTTATCAGGTGGATTGATAAGGGATGAAAACAGTTGAGTAGGTGTGGGATTCTGTGAGACTTTCCTGGAGGGATAAAACCATTTGGCAAAAAGTGGACGCGATTTGTGTGGTGGTTCGATAAACATGCCATTTTGGGCAGACAGTAAGAGAATAGGGTTTGAAGGACTTGAGATAAATAACTATACTTCATAAGTCCGTTCAGTATGTAACACCGAGTCGCCGAAAGAAGACAGAAAGGTTTCTCCGAAcacagaagaagagaaagaccGATTACAAGCGTCATTTCGCCTCGCCACGCAGGATAAGAAGAGGTTATGGGTGAGACGGCGTATCAAGAATTCTAACCACCAACTTGAATCTCGTTGAAAGGTGAGCACTGGTCCACCGAAGACTCAGGAGTGGTAAACGAGTGATAGCGATAGAGTGTCTCCTGTTGTGAGATTCGGATAATGGCCGCTGATTTCAGATTGGAAAAGAAGCCGCTGGTTTAGCGCTGAGACGTACCTACACCATCCGGTGTTCTAGATGTGGGGTGATCAGAAGCGATTAGCATAAACGGTTGATTAACGCTATCCAAAACTCTGGTGCTATGCTCCTTTCAAGGCTCCCTATTTTGTCCCTGGTGCCTTTGAGATAGAGTATCGGGGACAGCTATGACGTCGAGTTATCGTGGTGGTCGAGAGCAAGGAATTTTCAATGAGCACACACGTAGCACGTGAATTGTACACGTTCATACGCGCAAATAAACTGAAAAGTAATGTGGGATAGGACTGTCAGGAAATATCACCCCCCCTCTCGTGTAGTTGGATTATCGTCCGTCGATGCGTTGGCAAACAGTTCCCGGTGGTGTTCGTTCGTTCGAGCCCCGCACAGAGCACATGCCTTCCTGCTCGTGCGTCCCGGCTAAGCGTTGAGGGGGCAGTACAAACGCATCTTGGGTGCATGTATCGTCTAGCACTCTAGACGGGGGTGGCGCAACCATACAATCTCTGAGTGGTTGCGACTGCAAGCGCCCGCGGGGCATTGCAACCTCGTCACCGAGGACGCGTTACTTCTAGCGCGTTAGCACCTTTGCTTGGAGACAAGACGGTGCGCGTAATATCCCATTGTGGGGATTACGGTGTATTCACGTTGATGCACAATTTCATCCTCATCTAGGATGCAACGACAAAAACAGCTCACTCGCAGTAAGCTGTTCAGGAGACCACACGCTGTCCGTCTGCCTGTTTTTGCATCCCAGGTTTTGTTTTATGGCATATCGTCCAGTAATTTATTTCTTCTATTGAGCTCAATGTTCCGTAGACCCTCACAACTATCCATTTCCCGGAACAAGACGACAGAACTTACCCCGCATAGTAGCCTTGCCTCTTCAAATCAGACCCAcgatgaaagaaagaactCGTCATCGAGGTGCATGGTGGGAATGTTTGTGACAAGCCCGAAGCCGAAGAAACGCCTGATGGGTTTGGCTGGCCtttgaaaagaaacagaGGATAAATAATCATGGTAGAGCGTTCTTTCGTCCTGAGAGCCTGGACAATAAAAGATGAGGTACGAAATGAAGAGGGCACTGGCTGAGTTGGGAGTAGAATGGAGTCCGTCGGGTTAGGTTTAGTTGCTGATTGTTCTGTCAAGCGTGACGTGACCAGTAACAATGGCACGCGGAACCGACTTGTAGCGGAGTCGGAAAGTGTTGAGTGCATCGCTGGTTGTCCTCGAACCACCACGCACTTGCTCATCGTCGTCCGCAGGACACTCATCCCCCCTTCTTATCCCGTCTTCCGTGGTCTAGCGACACTTTTAGACGTTAGCCAGCTCACACAGGCCGCGACAGCCGCCTTCCCCCCTCTGTTAGGTCTTTTTCAAGATCTTTTCATCTTACTTTGGTCTCCTACCCCCACCCCTCAAAAAGCTTACGAAAAGCGTTCAAGTCTCTCCAGGAACACCCAAAATCACACCCATCGACTTTAATATCCATTTCgaactctttttcttcttcatttatAACCTTTTCTTTTGTCATTTTTATTCCCCCTACCCCCCAACTCCACCTTCGTATTTAACCAAACATGCTTGGCCATCAGTTCGCCTACTCCGCGGCTCCCATTCGCAAAGTGAAGGAGGTTCAGTTTGGTATTCTTTCTCCGGAGGAGATTGTGAGTCTTTTCAACCCTTTTTCTTCGTCGCTTTCAATGCTGTGCTGACAAACACCCCCTTCTGACTCACAGAAAGCCATCTCCGTCGCCAAGATCGAACATCCAGAAGTCATGGACGAGGCCACTCATAAACCCAAGATTGGCGGACTGATGGACCCCCGTATGGGTACCATCGATAGGAATTTCAAGTGTCAGACGTGCGGAGAGGGTATGTCAGAGTGTCCTGGTCATTTTGGGCATATTGAGCTGGCAAGGCCAGTCTTTCATCCTGGTACGTCCTGGCCTAGCATCGCCGCAGACGCCGTGTGTTCCTACGATGCTTTTTCCATACAGGTTTCATCGTGAAAGTGAAGAAGATTTTGGAGAGTATATGTGTAAATTGTGGAAAGCTCAAAGCCGACATCGTGAGTCGCGTCGTTTTATTTGCTCTACTCGTTTCGCACCCCACCATCCAAATTTTCTGGGGGCTCTCTCCACATCCCATGGGGAACCCCAAACCCGCACCACGTCAGTCTCTCGACAATCGAGGGCGTTCTTCCACCCGTGGTAGGGGATCGTAATGGCGCGCGTTTTTTCGGTCGCTTGACCGCCGCGTCGATCCCATTGCACCTGCCACGGGCACCGGTTGGACACGAGGTTGCGTGGTGAAATGGGGGGCTGAACGAGGAGTGcggaaaaaaatcaaacacaGTGCCCATCGATCCGTAAAAGCGGGACGTGGGACTGTGGAGGATGGAATATTGGCCAACCACACTCGGCTGTGACGCAGCTGGAGATGTGAGTCTCAGGGCCCTGCACTTCGTATCTCGACCTATTTTGCCCCCTGTGTTGTCCGTTATTTTATGTTGCTCTTCATATCTTGTTCCGTATTTCTTTGCTGTAGACACGACATACTGACGGTTTTACTTGACATATTCTCCTTTttctaaaaaaaaaaatccaccGTCGCCGGAAATCATTGTCCCTCTTGAATTGACCTGACCACTAACCTGTGTTCACGTTTTAAGTCGGACCCCAATTTTGCGGAGAAGATTCGCCACATCCGTGATCCCAAGGCGCGCATGGCAGTTGTCTGGTCGCACTGCAAAACGAAGAATATCTGTGAGCCTGATGACCCCAAAGAAGAGGGCGCAGATCCAGAGGCTGAAGAAGGGAGGAAGCATGGCGGTTGCGGCCATGCGCAGCCTCAAATCAGGAAAGAGGGCCTCAAGTTGTTCGTTCAAtacaagaaagcaaaggacgacgatgatgttAGTTGACCTAGCTCAATGGATGGTGTGAATGTTGATGCTTACATACTCGTCTTCTACAGGAGGTCAAGTCCATGCAGCCTGACAAGCGGCTCATCACACCGTCCGAAGTTTATACAGTGTTCAAGAAGATGTCGGACCACGACCTGCACCTTCTCGGGCTCTCCGAGGAGTATGCGAGACCGGAGTGGATGATCCTCACGGTTATGCCCGTTCCGCCGCCGCCCGTTCGCCCCAGTATCGCCGTCGACGGCGGCGCCATGCGCAGCGAGGACGATTTGACGTACAAACTGGGCGACATCATCAAGGCGTCGGCGAACGTCCGTCGGTGCGAGCAGGAGGGCGCCCCGGCGCATGTCATCACTGAATTCGAGCAGCTTCTCCAGGTACGTGCTGGCTCCTCCCTTCATATTCCATCTTCCACGTTCCTTGAAACGGTGAACCCTGAACGCTGACGGAATGCGTGTGCAGTTCCACGTGGCGACGTACATGGACAACGATATTGCTGGTATCCCGCAGGCGCTGCAAAAGTCGGGTCGTCCTGTCAAAGCTATTCGTGCCCGTCTAAAGGGCAAGGAAGGCCGTCTGCGTGGCAACTTGATGGGCAAACGTGTCGATTTCTCCGCCCGCACGGTTATCACGGGTGATCCGAATCTGCAGCTCGATGAAGTTGGCGTGCCGCGGACGATTGCGATGAATTTGACCTTCCCAGAAAGAGGTAAAGTTTATCTTTTCTTATTCTTATTTTTGACCGTTTCTTCTGGCGTCAGAGCTAAATGTGTTGATTGGTCATCTTTTTTTTAGTGACGCCGTATAATATCGCGTATTTGCAGGAGCTTGTAAGGAATGGCCCGACGACGTATCCTGGTGCACGCTATGTTGTGCGAGACACAGGAGAGCGTATCGATCTGCGGTATAACAAGCGTGCGGATGCGTTTTTGCAATACGGATGGATTGTTGAGCGCCATCTTAAGGATGGAgagtaagtttttttttttgtacaCTGTTCGCCTTTGTGGTTGTGGTACTCACCCCGTCTCGTCGTTTAGCTATGTATTGTTCAATCGTCAACCTTCGCTGCACAAAATGAGTATGATGAGTCATCGTGTAAAGCTCATGCCTTATTCGAGTAAGCTTCTTTATTAATTATCGCAATGGAAGCAATGGAATGATTTTATTCATGTTAATTTTCTTACAGCCTTCCGCCTGAATCTTTCGGTGTAAGTTTACAGAGCAAGACCAGTGCCTGGCACGTTAATGATGTTGTTTAGAACGCCACCCTACAACGCCGATTTCGACGGCGACGAGATGAACATGCAGTACGTCATTTTTGCTCGTGATATTGGGGTTGGCTGGACATGTAACTAAATTGTATGGGCAGCGTACCTCAGAGCGAGGAAACGAGGGCCGAGTTGAGTCAAATCGCATGGGTGCCCAGACAGGTTCGTCTTCTGCGAATTATTTTAATGACAATTCTACAGCCTCGCTGACAATTGTTCTTCAGATCATTTCGCCTCAGGCAAACAAGCCCGTCATGGGCATTGTGCAAGATACCCTGTGCGGTATTCGAAAATTCACGTTGCGTGATACCTTCCTGGACTGGAATCAAGTTCAGAACATCCTCTTGTGGGTGCCCGAGTGGGACGGCACAGTGCCCATCCCTGCCATCCTTAAGCCGAAGCCTCTCTGGACAGGAAAGCAGATCCTGAGCTTGACCATCCCTCGGGGGATCAACATTCATCGCTCGCCCGATCCCAAGTCCTCTAATCCGGTGTTCGACGACGGTGTGCTGATTGAGAACGGAGAGCTGATCTTTGGTATCGTTGAGAAGAAGACGGTTGGCGCGTCGCAGGGCGGTCTTGTGCACGTAGTGTTCCGCGAGAAGGGTCCGGAGGCTACTCGCCAACTATTTACAGGTCTGCAGATGGTCGTGAACTACTGGTTATTCCACAATGGGTTTAGCATTGGTATTGGTGACACCATCGCTGATTCTGCAACGATGTCGTATATTACGCAGACCATCGCGGAGCGCAAGGCGAACGTTGCGCAAATCATCGAGGATGCCACCCACGATCGCTTGAAGGCCGCGCCTGGTATGACGATTCGTGAATCGTTTGAGAGTTTGGTCGAGCGCCAACTCAACTTGGCCCGTGACACGTCTGGTCAATACGCGCAGAAGCACTTGAAAGAGGACAACAACGTGAAGCAGATGGTGGTCGCTGGCTCAAAGGGTTCTTTCATCAACATCTCGCAGATGTCGGTTTGTGTTGGGCAACAGTCAGTCGAGGGTCGGCGTATTCCGTTTGGGTTCAGGCATCGCACGCTGCCGCATTTCACAAAGGACGATTTCAGCCCCGAGTCGCGAGGATTCGTTGAGAATTCGTATTTGCGTGGGTTGACGCCGCAAGAATTCTTCTTCCATGCCATGGCTGGTCGTGAGGGTCTTATCGATACGGCTGTCAAGACGGCCGAGACGGGTTACATCCAGCGCCGTCTCgtcaaggcgctcgaggaCGTTATGGTGTGCTACGACGGCACGGTGCGAAACTCGCTCGGTGATCTGATCCAGTTCGTGTATGGCGAGGACGGTATGGACGGTGCATTCATTGAGAAGCAGACGATCGAGACCTTTGGCCTGAATGACCGCGAGTTCGAGCACAACTACCGCGTGGACGTCACCGACCCAGCGGGCGGATTCATCCCCGGCGTCCTCCAGGTCGGCATCGACGACAGCTCGCTGGAGCTGCAGGTCAAACTTGACGAGGAGTTTGCCCGTTTGGTTGAGGACAGACGGCTCCTGAGGGAGTTTGTGTTTCCTCGGGTGCCCAACACGCAACCGCATTATCTTCCTGTTAACCTCCATCGTATCGTGCAGAACGCTATTCAGATCTTCCATATCGACCGACGAAAGCCTAGTGACCTTGATCCTGCCTATATTGTCGACTCTATCCATGAGCTCGGTAAACGTCTGATCGTCGTGCGTGGCGACGACAACCTCAGCAGAGAAGGTCAAGAGAACGCCACCCTCAACTTTAGGATGCACCTCCGTGCAACGTTTGCTTCTCGCCGCGTGCTGGAGAAGTATCATTTGACACGGGAAGCGTTCGATTGGGTGGTCGGTGAAGTCGAAACCAAATTCAATCAGTCCGTTGTCCACCCCGGAGAGATGTGTGGTACGCTTGCCGCACAGTCCATTGGAGAGCCGGCGACGCAGATGACTCTCAACACTTTCCATTATGCCGGTGTGTCGAGTAAGAACGTTACGCTCGGTGTGCCGCGTTTGAAAGAAATTATCAATGTCGCGACGAACATCAAGACACCGTCGTTGACTGTATACCTTGAACCCCAGATATCCCGGTCGGCAGATTTGGCCAAGCAGGTCCAGCAGGAGCTGGCGTATACCTCGCTGCGGACTGTTACCGCTGCCGTTGAGATCTGGTACGACCCCGATCCATCATCAACCATTATTGAGGAGGATTCGGTGTTCGTTGAATCCTTCTTCGCCATTCCTGATGAGGAAATCGAGAGCAAGCTGCATTTGCAGTCACCCTGGCTCCTCCGTCTCGAACTCGACCGTGCGAAGATGATCGACAGGAAACTCGACATGCACTACGTCGCTGGCCGCATCGCCGAGAGCTTCAAGACAGACCTGTTCGTCATCTGGAGCGAAGATAACTCGGAGAAGTTGGTCATTCGTTGTCGTGTGTTGGGTAGTCCGGATAAGGAGGAGGACGGCTTGGAGTCAGTTGAAGAGGACATTTTCCTTCGTCAGCTTGAGAACACGATGTTGAACTCTGTCAACCTGCGTGGTGTCAAGGGTATCAACCGTGTCTTCTTGACGGAGCAGGACAAGGTCGTCGTGGCGGGCGATGGCACCATCCGAACGGACCAGCAGAAAGAGTGGGTGCTGGAAACGGATGGCATCAATTTGAAGACGGTGATGTGCATTGACGGTGTCGACTTTACGCGGACATACTCGAACAGCTGCGTGGAGATCTTCAATGTGCTGGGTATCGAGGCGGCGCGTGCAGCGATTCTGAAAGAACTTCGTGGAGTTATCGAGTTTGACGGTTCGTATGTCAACTACCGTCATCTTGCTTTACTCTGCGACCTTATGACCCATCGTGGAACACTCATGGCTATCACACGCCATGGTATCAATCGGGCGGATACTGGAGCATTGATGAGGTGCTCATTCGAAGAGACTGTCGAAATTCTAATGGAAGCTGCAGCCGTAGGTGAAAAGGATGACTGCCATGGTATTGCGGAGAACGTAATGTTCGGCCAGATGGCTCCTATGGGTACTGGCGCGTTTGAGGTGGCTCTGGATATTGACATGCTGAAGGATGCTATTGTGGACCACCGTTTGCCGGTGCAGTCGATGCTGGCTGCGCAAATAGACGGTGGAATGACTCCTGGCCAGGTGGCCATGACACCTTACGACACTAATTCACCGATGTGGCAAGATGGGCTGTTCAAGGGCGACCCAGCCTCGGCATCTTTCTCTCCTCTTGCCTCCAATACCGGCGAAGACGCCTCAAGCTTCCAGTTCCTTGGATATGGACAGAGCCCTCTCGGCGCTGGAGGAATGTCTCCGGGTGGTGTGGGTTACAGCCCCAGCTCGCCGAATGCGTACACACCCACTTCACCAAGCTTCGTACCCCAATCGCCATTCAGCGGCGCGACTTCCCCGTTCGGCACCTCTCCGTATGCGTCATCGCCCATGTACGATCGGGGAAGAGGCGCGACGTCCCCAACATACTCGCCTACTTCCCCTGCGCTCAACTTGACATCTCCGGGCTATTCGCCCACCAGCCCACGATACTCACCTACTTCTCCTTCATTCTCACCTACGTCTCCTCGGTATAGCCCGCAGTCGCCGTCGTTCAGCCCGACGTCGCCCAGGTATTCACCAGCGAGTCCATCGTTCAGCCCTGCGTCCCCCAGATGTATGCATTCCTTTTCTGTTCTATTCGTGCGTTACTGACGTaatgttatttttagattcACCAAGTAAGTTTCTATGTGGTTTGATGCttttttgttatttacaAAGTTTCTTCTACCCTCCTCATTGCGTTTAGCCTGTAAGTATCAGTACTGCATCATTGCGAATCCATGTACTGACATCTTCATCTAGCCCCTGCTCAAATGTCACCATCCTCGCCCAAATATTCGCCTACGTCCCCTATGCAATCACCTTCGTCGCCGAAATATTGTATGTTAAATTGCTTATTTATGGTTTGTACAGGAGCTCATTTCCCTTCTCATTTAGCACCCACCTCGCCGGCTTACTCGCCGCATTGTAAGTGGTCTCTAAAATATCATTCCACAAAGACATATGCTAATTTATCTTTTCAACAATATCAGCTCCTTATTGTAAGTATCCTCCATATTTGACTATCGTCCTGTTTTATTTACGCAACCTTCTTGCAGCCCCTGCTTCTCCAGGTTACAGCCCTACTTCTCCAACGCCCTGGTCGCCCTCGAGCCCTGCGCAAAACCAGAACGGCAATACGCGTAGCCACGCGTACCAGTCGAGCCCGTCGTGGGATTAAGGTAGCATTGTAATTGCGACTCCTCACCTTTGCCATTCAGCACACCCATCCATTCATAATTATCTATGTTTTCCTGTCCTTCTTGTAGAATATGACCAAATTCTTTTTcgattgttttttttttcttctgttgTGTTGAttccctctcctctctcactctctccAGCATAATGCACCgcaaacttttttttgcttaaAATATGTTTACAACtgggtttttcttttgcatTGATCCAATTAGTGTATAACCCTGTATGAGTTCCTAGTTGAGCTTATTGGGTTTTCCTGATGTGTAATGACATGTCGTTAACCATCTGTTAAAGCTTGTGGGACTGCATCGCAAGAAAATCGATCAGCAAGCAGCATATGAATGTATTGCAAAAGCAAACTGGAAGACAACAGAGTCACTAATAATTATGAAGGACGAGGTAATGTATACAACAAAGTTTATGC
Coding sequences:
- a CDS encoding DNA-directed RNA polymerase II subunit rpb1, giving the protein MEYWPTTLGCDAAGDSDPNFAEKIRHIRDPKARMAVVWSHCKTKNICEPDDPKEEGADPEAEEGRKHGGCGHAQPQIRKEGLKLFVQYKKAKDDDDEVKSMQPDKRLITPSEVYTVFKKMSDHDLHLLGLSEEYARPEWMILTVMPVPPPPVRPSIAVDGGAMRSEDDLTYKLGDIIKASANVRRCEQEGAPAHVITEFEQLLQFHVATYMDNDIAGIPQALQKSGRPVKAIRARLKGKEGRLRGNLMGKRVDFSARTVITGDPNLQLDEVGVPRTIAMNLTFPERVTPYNIAYLQELVRNGPTTYPGARYVVRDTGERIDLRYNKRADAFLQYGWIVERHLKDGDYVLFNRQPSLHKMSMMSHRVKLMPYSTFRLNLSVTPPYNADFDGDEMNMHVPQSEETRAELSQIAWVPRQIISPQANKPVMGIVQDTLCGIRKFTLRDTFLDWNQVQNILLWVPEWDGTVPIPAILKPKPLWTGKQILSLTIPRGINIHRSPDPKSSNPVFDDGVLIENGELIFGIVEKKTVGASQGGLVHVVFREKGPEATRQLFTGLQMVVNYWLFHNGFSIGIGDTIADSATMSYITQTIAERKANVAQIIEDATHDRLKAAPGMTIRESFESLVERQLNLARDTSGQYAQKHLKEDNNVKQMVVAGSKGSFINISQMSVCVGQQSVEGRRIPFGFRHRTLPHFTKDDFSPESRGFVENSYLRGLTPQEFFFHAMAGREGLIDTAVKTAETGYIQRRLVKALEDVMVCYDGTVRNSLGDLIQFVYGEDGMDGAFIEKQTIETFGLNDREFEHNYRVDVTDPAGGFIPGVLQVGIDDSSLELQVKLDEEFARLVEDRRLLREFVFPRVPNTQPHYLPVNLHRIVQNAIQIFHIDRRKPSDLDPAYIVDSIHELGKRLIVVRGDDNLSREGQENATLNFRMHLRATFASRRVLEKYHLTREAFDWVVGEVETKFNQSVVHPGEMCGTLAAQSIGEPATQMTLNTFHYAGVSSKNVTLGVPRLKEIINVATNIKTPSLTVYLEPQISRSADLAKQVQQELAYTSLRTVTAAVEIWYDPDPSSTIIEEDSVFVESFFAIPDEEIESKLHLQSPWLLRLELDRAKMIDRKLDMHYVAGRIAESFKTDLFVIWSEDNSEKLVIRCRVLGSPDKEEDGLESVEEDIFLRQLENTMLNSVNLRGVKGINRVFLTEQDKVVVAGDGTIRTDQQKEWVLETDGINLKTVMCIDGVDFTRTYSNSCVEIFNVLGIEAARAAILKELRGVIEFDGSYVNYRHLALLCDLMTHRGTLMAITRHGINRADTGALMRCSFEETVEILMEAAAVGEKDDCHGIAENVMFGQMAPMGTGAFEVALDIDMLKDAIVDHRLPVQSMLAAQIDGGMTPGQVAMTPYDTNSPMWQDGLFKGDPASASFSPLASNTGEDASSFQFLGYGQSPLGAGGMSPGGVGYSPSSPNAYTPTSPSFVPQSPFSGATSPFGTSPYASSPMYDRGRGATSPTYSPTSPALNLTSPGYSPTSPRYSPTSPSFSPTSPRYSPQSPSFSPTSPRYSPASPSFSPASPRYSPISSTLLIAFSLPCSNVTILAQIFAYVPYAITFVAEIFTHLAGLLAAFSLFPCFSRLQPYFSNALVALEPCAKPERQYA
- a CDS encoding DNA-directed RNA polymerase II subunit rpb1 produces the protein MLGHQFAYSAAPIRKVKEVQFGILSPEEIKAISVAKIEHPEVMDEATHKPKIGGLMDPRMGTIDRNFKCQTCGEGMSECPGHFGHIELARPVFHPGFIVKVKKILESICVNCGKLKADIVSRVVLFALLVSHPTIQIFWGLSPHPMGNPKPAPRQSLDNRGRSSTRGRGS